The segment GGCAACATCCCGATCACCAAGGCGATCCTCAAGAATGCGGGACTGACTGCCGGTACGGACGTCGAACTGCTGCCCGTCGGCACCGGCGCGCCCGCGTTCCGGGCGCTGACCAGCGATCAGGTCGCGGCACTCAACCTGTTCGACGTCCAGCATGCGCTGCTCGAACAGAGCGGCGTGGCGATCCGGCGCGTGCCGCTGGAGCAGAAGTTCCTCGACCTCTTCAGCAACGGCTTCGTCGCCCACGAAGACCTGATCGCGAACAAGCCCGAGGCGATCAAGGGATTCGGCCGCGCCATGGCCAAGGCCACCGTCGTGTGCGAAGCGCGGCCGGACGCCTGCGTCCGCATGTTCTGGAAGGCCTATCCCGAGCAGAAGCCGACGCAGGGGACCGAGGCCGAGCAGGTCGCAAACGGCGTGAAGGCGATGCGGGCGCGCTTCGACAAGTGGGTGGCCTTCCCGGAAGGGGAGCGCCGTTACGGGGAGTTCCCGGAGCAGGGCTGGCGCGACTTCGTCGAGGTGCTGCACTCCGTCGGCCAGATCTCGACGGACAAGATCGACATCGCGTCGCTCTACACCGGCGCCTTCGTCGCGGACTACAACGATTTCGACGCCGAGGCGGTTCGTGCCGCCGCGATGAAGCTGCCGTGACGGCGGCGGACACTGCGGAGAGCCGTGCGGTGCGGGACGTCCCGGAGGCCTCTCCCTGCCTGACGGTGGAGGGTATCGACGTCGCCTACCGGACGACGCGGGGTCCCGTGGTGGCGTTGCAGGACTTCTCGATGGAGGTCGCGACCGGCGAGTTCGTCGCGATCCTCGGCCCCTCCGGCTGCGGCAAGTCCACGCTCCTCAAGATCGTGTCGGGCCTGATGAAGCCTACGGCGGGGCGGGCGACGCTGCTCGGCCGGCCGATCGAGGGGCCGCGGCCGGAAGTCGGGATCGTCTTCCAGCAGCCGACCCTGCTGCCCTGGAAGTCGGTGCTCGACAACGTGCTGCTGCCGGCCCGCGCGCTCAAGCAGCCCCCGGCCGAAGCCGAGCAGCGGGGCAGGGACCTCCTGCGCCTCGTCGGCCTGGAGCCGTTCGCGCGGCACTACCCGCACGAACTGTCGGGCGGCATGCAGCAGCGCGTCGGCATCGCCCGGGCGCTGGTGCACGACCCGGCCGTCCTGCTGATGGACGAGCCGTTCGCCGCGCTCGACGCGATGACGCGCGAGCACATGACGATGGAACTGCAGCGTATCTGGATGTCGACCGGCAAGTCGGTCGTCTTCATCACGCACAGCATCCCGGAGGCGGTGTTCCTCGCCGACCGGATCGTCGTTCTGTCCAGCCGCCCGGGTCGCGTCATCGAGGAGGTCGTCGTCGGTCTCGGCCGGGAGCGCGACCTGGAGACGATGGCCGACCGGCGCTTCACCGAGACCTGCAACAGGCTGCGCGCCCTGTTCCGCGAACTCGTCACCTTCGACTGAGTGAGGATAGTCCGTGCCCGCCGCAGTGAAGACCGTCCTCTATCCGCTGATCACCCTCGCCGTGATCCTCGCCGCCTGGTATTTCGGCCGGATCTGGTTCGACGTGCCGAGCTACGTGCTGCCGGCGCCGGAGGCCGTGTGGACCGCCCTCGCGCGGGCCTATGTCGACGGCGTCTTCCTGCCGCACATCGCCTTCACGCTGCAGTCGACGGTGCTGGGCTATCTGGCCGGTTGCAGCATCGCGATCGTACTGGGTGCGTTTCTGGCCGAATCGCGGACCTTCGAGCGGTTCGTCTATCCGTTCGTCGTGGCCCTCCAGTCGATGCCCAAGGTGGCGCTCGCACCGCTGCTGATCGTCTGGTTCGGGTTCGGACTGGAATCGAAGGTCGTCATGGTCGGGCTGATCTGCTTCTTCCCGCTCTTCATCAACACGATGGTGGGCGTGCGGAGCACCGACCCCAACCTCGTCGACCTGATGCGGGCCTTCTCGTCGTCGCGCCTGCGCATCTTCTTTGAGGTGAAGCTGCCGTCGGCCGCCGGTCACATCTTCGCGGGCCTGCAGATCGCCGTCGTCCTCGCGCTGATCGGGGCGGTCGTGTCGGAGTTCATCGCCTCCAGCAAGGGCCTCGGCAACGTGATCCAGGCGGCGTCGGTTAACATGGACGTGGCGCAGATGTTCGCGGCACTGATCACGCTCGCGGCGATCGGCATTGCCGGCAGCCAACTCGTCCGGTTCGCCCAGCGCAAGGTCGTCTTCTGGGAGCGCCGCGCGGTCGACACCGGCGCCGAAGCGTCCGGTTGAGGGATCGCCGATGTCGGTCTACGTCGCGGACGATCCGGTCGCCTATGAGGCCTTCATGGGCCGGTGGAGCCGACGGCTCGCGCCGCGGCTCATCGCCCATGCGGGCATTGCGGCGGGCGACCACGTGCTCGATCTGGGCTGCGGCACGGGCACGCTGACCGAGGCGCTGGCGGATCACGGCGCCGCCGTCACCGCCGTCGACTTTTCGCAGGCCTACGCCGACCATACCGCGGCGCGGCTCGCCGGCCGCGCCGTCGTCGAGCAGGGCGACGCACGCAGCCTGCGGTTCGGGGACGGCGCCTTCGACGCCGCCATGGCGTCGCTCGTCCTCGACACCATCCCGGAAGCCGATCGGGCCGTTGCGGAAATGCGGCGGGTCGTGCGGCCGGGTGGTACGGTGGCGGCCGGCGTCTTCGACTATTGGGGCGGCTACGGCGTCTTCGCCCTGCTCTGGGACATCGCCGCCGTGCTCGACGAGGCGGGCAGGGCGCTGCGCGACGAACTCCTGTCGCACCCGCTGCCGCGGGCCGGTGCACTGACCGGCCTGTGGCGTGCGGCGGGCATGGCGGAGGTGGAGGAGGTGCCGGTCGTCCTCTCGTTCGACTATGCGGATTTCGCCGACTACTGGTCGACCTTCGAGACGGGACAGGGCCGTACCGGCCGCTACGTCCTGTCGCTGTCGCCGCCTGCCCGCGAGCGCCTGCGTGGCCATGCGGAAGCGGCCTACCGGGCCGCCATGCCGGACGGACCGCGCTCCTTCGCGGTCATCGTCCGGGCGGTCAGGGGGAGGGTGCCGTAGGGGCAGACGCGCGACCTCCGCCCCTGAAGCCCCGGCGCAGCGACTTCTCGACCTCCAGCACCACCAGCAGCGCCACGCCGGTCGCGACGATCGCGAGACCGTCCAGGACGGTCACGGGCCGGGTGTGGAACAGCGCCTGCATGAACGGCAGGTAGGTGAACGCGAGCTGGAGCACGACGACCAGACCGACGCCGATCAGGACCGGCGAGGTGCCGCGGACGCCGATGAGCGTCATCGACCCGACGCGCAGGTAGCGAACGCTGAAGAGATAGAACACCTCCATCGCGACCAGGGTGTTCACCGCAATCGTCCGCGCCTCCTCCAGCGGCAGGCCGCGCGCAGTCGCCCAGGCGAACATGCCGAAGATACCGGCGACGAACAGGCCCGACACCAGCACGACCCGCCAGACCAGGAAGGCCGAGAG is part of the Constrictibacter sp. MBR-5 genome and harbors:
- a CDS encoding ABC transporter ATP-binding protein encodes the protein MRDVPEASPCLTVEGIDVAYRTTRGPVVALQDFSMEVATGEFVAILGPSGCGKSTLLKIVSGLMKPTAGRATLLGRPIEGPRPEVGIVFQQPTLLPWKSVLDNVLLPARALKQPPAEAEQRGRDLLRLVGLEPFARHYPHELSGGMQQRVGIARALVHDPAVLLMDEPFAALDAMTREHMTMELQRIWMSTGKSVVFITHSIPEAVFLADRIVVLSSRPGRVIEEVVVGLGRERDLETMADRRFTETCNRLRALFRELVTFD
- a CDS encoding ABC transporter substrate-binding protein, whose amino-acid sequence is MPTEPTRAGAPPRFRPAAFFAALFVAAAAVAPASAAEKIVFGNVTTFSLSQAPIVVAEEMGYFDAEGLDVERIKLEGSAALIPQIAAGRVQIGYPNPDILIISRQPGRDHLPIKFIYNATRESAWEIVVPEASPIKAVADLKGTKLGVGALTWGNIPITKAILKNAGLTAGTDVELLPVGTGAPAFRALTSDQVAALNLFDVQHALLEQSGVAIRRVPLEQKFLDLFSNGFVAHEDLIANKPEAIKGFGRAMAKATVVCEARPDACVRMFWKAYPEQKPTQGTEAEQVANGVKAMRARFDKWVAFPEGERRYGEFPEQGWRDFVEVLHSVGQISTDKIDIASLYTGAFVADYNDFDAEAVRAAAMKLP
- a CDS encoding class I SAM-dependent methyltransferase → MSVYVADDPVAYEAFMGRWSRRLAPRLIAHAGIAAGDHVLDLGCGTGTLTEALADHGAAVTAVDFSQAYADHTAARLAGRAVVEQGDARSLRFGDGAFDAAMASLVLDTIPEADRAVAEMRRVVRPGGTVAAGVFDYWGGYGVFALLWDIAAVLDEAGRALRDELLSHPLPRAGALTGLWRAAGMAEVEEVPVVLSFDYADFADYWSTFETGQGRTGRYVLSLSPPARERLRGHAEAAYRAAMPDGPRSFAVIVRAVRGRVP
- a CDS encoding ABC transporter permease, which produces MPAAVKTVLYPLITLAVILAAWYFGRIWFDVPSYVLPAPEAVWTALARAYVDGVFLPHIAFTLQSTVLGYLAGCSIAIVLGAFLAESRTFERFVYPFVVALQSMPKVALAPLLIVWFGFGLESKVVMVGLICFFPLFINTMVGVRSTDPNLVDLMRAFSSSRLRIFFEVKLPSAAGHIFAGLQIAVVLALIGAVVSEFIASSKGLGNVIQAASVNMDVAQMFAALITLAAIGIAGSQLVRFAQRKVVFWERRAVDTGAEASG